TACCGCGATATCCGCTTGATCCGCAACAACGTGACCGTGGCTACCCTTGATCTCTACCCTTTTGCCCGCAAGGGCGTGCTGCCGGCCGTGCGCGTGCAGGAGGGCGACACGCTGGTGGTGGGCGACAAAGGCCCCAGCGTGGCGGCCGTGGGGGCCGTACGCAACGCGGCGCTGTTTGAATTTCCCAAGGGCAAGGCCACGGGCGCGGCCCTCATGGATCTGGCCGAACCTTTGGGCAGCGCCTCGCATGTGGCGCTTTCCGGCACGCGCAACGGCGCGCCCTACAGCACGTATCTGCCCATTCGCGAACTGCGCAGCCTGAAGCTGGAAGACGGCGATCAGGTGCAGTTTATTGCCGACGCGCCCGGCAACACCATTATGGTAGAAGTGCAGGGGGCCGTGCGCGGGGCTTCGCGCTTTCCCGTGCGGCAAGGGGCGCGGCTGGCCGAGGTGAAGAACTTTATTGCCGTGGAGCCGGGCCGGGCCAACCTGGCGGCCATGTACATCAAACGCAAAAGTGTGGCCGCCCGGCAGAAAAAAGCCATTGCCGACTCCCTGCGCCGCCTGGAGGAAACGGCCCTCACCGCCTCTTCGGGCAGTGCGGAGGAAGCGCAGATCCGCGCCAAGGAGGCCGAAATGGTCTCCAAATTTGTAGAGCGCGCCAAGGCCGTGGAACCCGAAGGCGTGGTGGTGCTGGACGGCGGGCCGGACAAGGCCGACCTCACGCTGGAAGACGGGGACGTCATTGTCATCCCCACCAAGAGCGACGTGGTGCTGGTGAGCGGCGAGGTCATGATGCCCCAGGCCCTGCTCTGGAACAAAAAGAAAGACGCTGCGGACTACATTAAGGGCGCCGGCGGCTACACCAACCGGGCCGACCACGACAAGGTGCTGGTGCTGCACCAGAACGGAGCCGTGACCCAGGACGACGACGATATCCGCCCCGGCGACCAGATCATGATCCTGCCCAAGGTGGAATCCAAAAGCATGCAGGCCGTCAAGGACATTTCGCAGGTCATTATGCAGGTGGTGGTTTCAGCCAGGATGCTGCTGGGCATGCCTTCGCTGTAGTGCCGGCAGGGGCCGGGCGGAGCGGCGCCCCCCCCGCATGCGTATGCCAAAGACACGGACGCGCCCCGGCAAGGGCGCGTCCAGCTTGACGTTCACGCCCTGCGGCGGGCATAGTAGGGGACGCACGTTTCCATTTTCGCAAGGAGATTTCCATGCACCAAGCCCTCAAAGACGCCATAACCATTTGCAAAACCTTTTTGCGCAACGGCTATGACGCGCATGTGATCAACGCCCCCCTGCAGGAGCATTTGCTGCGCCAGGGTGGGGTCCCGGCCGTGGATATCGCCTGTGAACCGGATCTGGATACGTTGGTGCGCCTCTTCCCCGCGGCCGTGCCCGAACGGGAAAAGCGCGCCCTGGCCGTCATGGAGCAGGACGGCGTCACCTACCGTTTTTATCCGCTGGAGGTGGCCGCCGCCGGGCACCCGGAGCTTTCCCTGCTGCGCGTTACCCCCACCATGATCGACCGCATGAGCCAGGAGGAAAAACTCGACCTGCGGCTTACGGGCTTTGGCAGCCCGGAACGCACGGGCGACGCCTACGAAGGCTTTGCCGACCTCAAGGGCGGGGCCATCCGCCTTACGGGCCTGCCGGACGAAACGCTGCGTCACGATTACCTGCTGGCCGTGCGCGCCCTGCGCTTTGCGGCCAACTTTGACCTGCCCATTGAGCCCAATACCTGGCTGGCCATTGTGCGGGCCTCCGCCCGCGTGCTGGACTATGTGCCCGCCACGGACATCATGGACGAATGGCGCAAGGTGGCGGCCGAATCCATGTATCGCTTCGTGCGGCTGCTGTATGACGCCCACATCCTTCAGGGCCTGATCCCTGAGGTGGCCGCCCTTTCCTGTCTCACCCAGATGCGCAACAAGGAAGGGGATACGGAAAACGTCTTTGAGCACACCCTGGCCTGCATGCGCCACTATCCCGAAGAAGACTTCCACTACGACTGGCTGGGCACCATGGCCATGCTTTTTCACGATGTGGGCAAGCTCTACACCGGCGAATTTTTCGACGGCCAGTGGACCTACTACCAGCACCACCGCGTGGGGGCCAAGGTTACCCGTAAGATCCTGCGCCGCCTGCACTTTGCCCAAGAAGACATCGACCTGCTCTGCCACCTGGTGCGCCATCATATGCGCTTCCACTTCATGATGACGGACAGGGGCATCCGCCGTTTCAAGGCCCTGGACGAATATCCCCGACTCATCGCCATGGCCAGGGCGGACCTCAAGGCCCGCGACGGCATCCCCACCTCTTTCAACCACAATATGAAGTACCTGGACCGGGCCGAAACCCCGGAACAGATGCTGGAACCCCTGCTCAACGGCAACGAAATCATGAACGAAACCAAGCTGGCCCCTGGCCCGCTGGTGGGCGTCATCCGCGACGCCCTGCTCCAGGCCCAGATCGCCGGCGAGGTGACGGACGTGGACTCGGCCGTGGGTTTTGTGCGCGACTACGCCCGTAAGGCTGTGGGGTAAGCCCCTTCATGCGCGACATCCTCAACCTGACCCTGCCCGAACTGGAAGCCTGGATGACCACGGAGCTGGGTGAACCCCGCTTCCGCGCCGTGCAGATCTGGCAGTGGCTGTGGCAGAAAATGGCCCGCAGCTTCGATGCCATGACCGACGTTTCCAAGGCTTGCCGGGAACGTCTGGCCGCCGCCGCCGTCATCACCTGGCCCACGGTGGACGCCGTGGAGCAGAGCGCCGACGGCACCACCAAGTTTTTGCTGCGTCTGGCCGACGGCGCGCAGGTGGAAACCGTGCTCATCCCCTCCGATTCCCGCGAGGGCGTGCGCCGCTGGACCCAGTGCCTTTCCTGTCAGGTGGGCTGCGCCATGGGCTGCACCTTCTGCGCCACGGGCCGCATGGGCCTGGAACGCAACATGACCATGGGCGAAATTCTTGGTCAGATTCTGGTGGCGCGTCAGCACCTGGGCGATACCCGTCCGGACTGGCCCGTGCTGCGCAACTTGGTCTTTATGGGCATGGGCGAACCCCTCGGCAACCTGACCGAGGTGCTGCGCGCCCTCCAGAGCCTCAACCACGACAAGGGGCTCAACTTCTCCCCCCGCCGCATCACCGTGTCCACCTGCGGCCTGGAAAAAGGCCTGCGCCAGCTGGGCGAAAGCGGCCTGGCCTTTCTGGCCGTTTCCCTGCACGCCCCCAATCAGGAACTGCGCGCCCGTCTCATGCCCAAGGCGGCCCGCTGGCCCCTGCCGGATCTGCTGGCGGCCCTCAAATCTTACCCGCTCAAAACCCGCGAGCGCATTACCTTTGAATATTTGCTCCTGGGCGGCGTCAACGACGGGCTGGAACACGCCCGCCAGCTGGCGCGCCTGCTGGCCGATCTTAAAGCCAAGCTCAACCTCATTGTTTACAACCCCACCGAAGGATCCCCCTACGTGGCGCCCAGCCCGGAACGTGTCCTGGCCTTTGAA
The sequence above is a segment of the Desulfovibrio legallii genome. Coding sequences within it:
- a CDS encoding polysaccharide biosynthesis/export family protein, whose amino-acid sequence is MQARNYCIVTIMFHTIISVLLLALWGVAAPAGPALAASAPQPYAANLFQGHFSQAKDAKDTSVIMPGDRVVLRLWGGDVRVDQTLAVADDGHLDVPQVGAIPVAGLGYDKLAEALRSKLAAAGHGDVQIYAAPLDARPVAVFVTGGVQRPGRYTGTPGDPLLSFLDKAGGLDPVRGSYRDIRLIRNNVTVATLDLYPFARKGVLPAVRVQEGDTLVVGDKGPSVAAVGAVRNAALFEFPKGKATGAALMDLAEPLGSASHVALSGTRNGAPYSTYLPIRELRSLKLEDGDQVQFIADAPGNTIMVEVQGAVRGASRFPVRQGARLAEVKNFIAVEPGRANLAAMYIKRKSVAARQKKAIADSLRRLEETALTASSGSAEEAQIRAKEAEMVSKFVERAKAVEPEGVVVLDGGPDKADLTLEDGDVIVIPTKSDVVLVSGEVMMPQALLWNKKKDAADYIKGAGGYTNRADHDKVLVLHQNGAVTQDDDDIRPGDQIMILPKVESKSMQAVKDISQVIMQVVVSARMLLGMPSL
- a CDS encoding HD domain-containing protein — translated: MHQALKDAITICKTFLRNGYDAHVINAPLQEHLLRQGGVPAVDIACEPDLDTLVRLFPAAVPEREKRALAVMEQDGVTYRFYPLEVAAAGHPELSLLRVTPTMIDRMSQEEKLDLRLTGFGSPERTGDAYEGFADLKGGAIRLTGLPDETLRHDYLLAVRALRFAANFDLPIEPNTWLAIVRASARVLDYVPATDIMDEWRKVAAESMYRFVRLLYDAHILQGLIPEVAALSCLTQMRNKEGDTENVFEHTLACMRHYPEEDFHYDWLGTMAMLFHDVGKLYTGEFFDGQWTYYQHHRVGAKVTRKILRRLHFAQEDIDLLCHLVRHHMRFHFMMTDRGIRRFKALDEYPRLIAMARADLKARDGIPTSFNHNMKYLDRAETPEQMLEPLLNGNEIMNETKLAPGPLVGVIRDALLQAQIAGEVTDVDSAVGFVRDYARKAVG
- the rlmN gene encoding 23S rRNA (adenine(2503)-C(2))-methyltransferase RlmN, encoding MRDILNLTLPELEAWMTTELGEPRFRAVQIWQWLWQKMARSFDAMTDVSKACRERLAAAAVITWPTVDAVEQSADGTTKFLLRLADGAQVETVLIPSDSREGVRRWTQCLSCQVGCAMGCTFCATGRMGLERNMTMGEILGQILVARQHLGDTRPDWPVLRNLVFMGMGEPLGNLTEVLRALQSLNHDKGLNFSPRRITVSTCGLEKGLRQLGESGLAFLAVSLHAPNQELRARLMPKAARWPLPDLLAALKSYPLKTRERITFEYLLLGGVNDGLEHARQLARLLADLKAKLNLIVYNPTEGSPYVAPSPERVLAFERCLWDRHVTAIVRKSKGQDIKAACGQLKTACLG